A window of Campylobacter cuniculorum DSM 23162 = LMG 24588 contains these coding sequences:
- the rfaE1 gene encoding D-glycero-beta-D-manno-heptose-7-phosphate kinase produces MLEFLSKQSPKILVVGDFMVDNYIWCDCSRVSPEAPVLIAKTLKEDKRLGGAANVYANLKAFGARVFALGVVGEDESAKFLKENLTSKFLIQKNRKTPLKNRIIAHNQQVLRLDDEDNEDIECEEELIEEFNQIAKDFEAIILSDYAKGVLTAKVCRALIKKAKELKIPILIDPKGNDYSKYKGATLLTPNKKEALEALKYENLEGENLKFGIEKLKKDFDLTYGVITLSEGGIALFDTTLHIIAARALEVYDVTGAGDSVIAILAFCLASQIPIIKACEIANEVAAVVVSKIGSVSVSFDELKNFKKSNFENKITSKEELLKRLKGQNKKVVFTNGCFDILHLGHLSYLEKARKLGDLLIVGLNSDSSIKRLKGDTRPINSQFERACMLASLYFVDYVVIFEEDTPFELISFLKPDILVKGKDYENKEIIGANLVAKVELIDYKEGFSTSKIIEKIQGQKNDTHN; encoded by the coding sequence ATGCTTGAATTTTTAAGCAAACAGAGCCCTAAAATTCTTGTTGTAGGCGATTTTATGGTGGATAATTACATATGGTGCGATTGTTCGCGTGTGAGTCCGGAGGCTCCTGTTTTGATAGCAAAAACCCTAAAAGAAGACAAAAGACTCGGCGGTGCGGCAAATGTGTATGCAAATTTAAAGGCTTTTGGGGCTCGTGTGTTTGCACTTGGCGTTGTAGGAGAAGATGAGAGTGCAAAATTTCTCAAAGAAAATTTAACCTCAAAATTCTTGATTCAAAAAAACCGCAAAACGCCTCTTAAAAATCGCATTATCGCTCACAATCAACAAGTTTTAAGGCTCGATGATGAAGACAACGAAGACATAGAATGCGAAGAAGAGCTCATCGAGGAATTCAACCAAATTGCAAAAGATTTTGAAGCCATTATTCTAAGCGATTATGCGAAAGGAGTTTTAACCGCTAAAGTCTGCAGAGCTTTGATAAAAAAAGCCAAAGAGCTTAAAATTCCTATTTTAATCGACCCAAAAGGCAATGATTATAGCAAATATAAAGGTGCAACCCTACTCACTCCTAACAAAAAAGAAGCCTTAGAAGCCTTAAAATATGAAAATTTAGAGGGAGAAAATTTAAAATTTGGTATAGAAAAACTCAAAAAAGATTTTGATTTAACCTATGGAGTTATCACGCTTTCAGAGGGCGGTATAGCACTCTTTGATACAACATTACACATCATTGCCGCTAGGGCTTTAGAAGTGTATGATGTAACAGGTGCGGGAGATAGCGTCATAGCCATTCTAGCTTTTTGTCTGGCAAGTCAAATCCCTATCATAAAAGCTTGTGAAATCGCAAACGAAGTTGCCGCTGTGGTTGTAAGCAAAATCGGAAGTGTTAGCGTCAGTTTTGATGAGCTTAAGAATTTCAAAAAATCAAATTTTGAAAACAAAATCACAAGCAAAGAAGAATTGTTAAAAAGACTTAAGGGACAAAATAAAAAAGTGGTTTTCACAAATGGTTGCTTTGATATTTTGCATTTAGGGCATTTAAGCTATCTTGAAAAAGCAAGAAAACTCGGCGATTTACTCATCGTCGGCTTAAATTCTGATTCAAGCATTAAGCGACTCAAAGGCGACACAAGACCTATAAATTCGCAATTCGAACGTGCTTGTATGTTGGCAAGTTTGTATTTTGTGGATTATGTGGTGATTTTTGAAGAGGACACACCCTTTGAACTCATCTCCTTTTTAAAACCCGATATTTTAGTCAAAGGAAAGGATTATGAAAACAAAGAAATCATCGGAGCAAATTTGGTTGCTAAAGTCGAACTCATAGACTATAAAGAAGGATTTAGCACGAGTAAAATCATAGAAAAAATACAAGGACAAAAAAATGATACACATAATTGA
- the rfaD gene encoding ADP-glyceromanno-heptose 6-epimerase, translated as MRILITGGAGFIGSQLALFLQDKNEILIIDKMRGKESFENGNLQCLGHFKNLLEFKGELFIGDILDEKTLRIMREFKPEVIFHQAAISDTTANNQNQILNVNLNSFKDLIKLSIELNAKLIYASSASVYGDAKSPQSVGFGEKPKNVYAFSKLMMENLATKFYDKAHLVGLRYFNVYGKGEFFKGKTSSMILQFAHQILSAKAPRLFEGSDKIYRDFVYIKDVINANLAALNAKSGVYNVGSGVARTFKEVADILQKELGTNYSYEIIPNPYKNAYQYHTQAKLEQNFAYTPQFSLEEGIKDYLSEIKRLFEEESKAHV; from the coding sequence ATGAGGATTTTAATCACAGGAGGAGCTGGATTTATCGGCTCTCAACTCGCACTTTTTTTACAAGATAAAAATGAAATTTTAATCATCGATAAAATGCGAGGCAAAGAGAGTTTTGAAAATGGAAATTTGCAATGCTTAGGACATTTTAAAAATTTGCTTGAATTTAAAGGAGAGCTTTTTATCGGCGATATTTTAGACGAAAAGACCTTAAGAATAATGCGTGAATTTAAGCCCGAAGTCATCTTTCATCAAGCGGCTATTTCGGACACCACTGCAAACAATCAAAACCAAATTTTAAATGTGAATCTCAATTCCTTTAAGGATTTAATCAAACTAAGCATAGAGCTTAATGCCAAACTCATTTATGCAAGTTCTGCTTCAGTTTATGGAGACGCAAAAAGCCCTCAAAGCGTCGGTTTTGGTGAAAAACCTAAGAATGTTTATGCTTTTTCAAAACTGATGATGGAAAATCTTGCTACAAAATTTTACGATAAAGCCCATTTAGTAGGACTTAGATATTTTAATGTTTATGGAAAAGGCGAATTTTTTAAGGGTAAAACTTCAAGTATGATTTTACAATTTGCTCATCAAATTTTAAGTGCAAAGGCTCCGCGTTTATTTGAGGGAAGCGATAAAATTTATAGGGATTTTGTTTATATTAAAGATGTTATAAATGCAAATTTAGCAGCCCTAAACGCAAAATCCGGAGTGTATAATGTAGGAAGCGGGGTTGCAAGGACTTTTAAAGAAGTTGCAGACATCTTGCAAAAAGAATTAGGCACAAATTACAGCTATGAAATCATACCAAACCCTTATAAAAACGCTTATCAATACCACACACAAGCAAAACTAGAACAAAACTTCGCTTACACTCCGCAATTTAGTCTTGAAGAGGGCATAAAAGACTATTTAAGCGAGATAAAAAGACTATTTGAAGAAGAAAGCAAAGCCCATGTTTAA
- a CDS encoding D-glycero-alpha-D-manno-heptose-1,7-bisphosphate 7-phosphatase — MKNKALFLDRDGVINVDKKYVYKIEDFEFCEGIFELCDFFSKKGFLIFIITNQSGIARAYYTEEDFKILSDFILNAFAEKNIKISKIYHCPHLEHCQCRKPKPGMLLKAQNEFNINMQDSIFIGDNLSDMQAGLSAEVGTLALIDSKVKENENFKTFANLTELLNFLKSKERL; from the coding sequence ATGAAAAACAAGGCTTTATTTTTAGACAGAGACGGCGTGATTAATGTTGATAAAAAATATGTTTATAAAATAGAAGATTTTGAATTTTGCGAGGGAATTTTCGAGCTTTGCGATTTTTTTTCCAAAAAGGGATTTTTGATTTTTATCATCACTAATCAATCCGGAATCGCAAGAGCGTATTACACCGAAGAAGATTTTAAAATTCTAAGTGATTTTATCTTAAACGCATTTGCGGAAAAAAATATTAAAATTTCAAAAATTTATCATTGTCCGCATTTAGAACATTGTCAATGCCGCAAACCAAAGCCGGGTATGCTTTTAAAAGCTCAAAATGAATTCAATATAAACATGCAAGATTCTATTTTTATCGGGGATAATCTTAGCGACATGCAAGCAGGTTTAAGTGCCGAAGTGGGGACCTTAGCTTTGATTGATTCTAAGGTAAAAGAAAATGAAAATTTCAAAACCTTTGCAAATCTAACCGAGCTTTTAAATTTTTTAAAATCAAAGGAAAGATTATGA
- a CDS encoding c-type cytochrome — MKKLLACCALICLGVSAYAADGATLFKKCAVCHGEKADKVYLGKVPALKSISTAERLQYMKEYSEGKRNAYGQGAIMKVNLKGLTEEDFKAIEAYIETL, encoded by the coding sequence ATGAAAAAGTTACTTGCATGCTGTGCTTTAATCTGTCTTGGCGTGTCAGCTTATGCTGCTGATGGTGCGACACTCTTTAAAAAATGTGCGGTTTGCCATGGAGAAAAAGCGGATAAAGTCTATCTTGGTAAGGTTCCGGCTTTAAAATCAATTTCTACAGCTGAAAGACTTCAATATATGAAAGAATATTCAGAAGGCAAAAGAAATGCTTATGGTCAAGGTGCGATTATGAAAGTTAATCTTAAAGGTTTAACTGAAGAAGACTTTAAAGCAATCGAAGCTTATATAGAAACTCTATAA
- the ccoS gene encoding cbb3-type cytochrome oxidase assembly protein CcoS, translating to MNAVIMMMIGVSVIVFFIILSTLLWGIKNKQFDDDYKFTTLNDDEESLKDAIELENRKKQALEKRQNKK from the coding sequence ATGAATGCAGTCATTATGATGATGATAGGGGTTTCGGTTATTGTGTTTTTTATCATACTTAGCACCTTACTTTGGGGAATTAAAAATAAACAATTTGACGATGATTATAAATTTACAACTTTAAATGACGATGAAGAGTCCCTAAAAGACGCCATAGAGCTTGAAAATCGCAAAAAACAAGCCTTAGAAAAAAGACAAAATAAAAAATAA
- a CDS encoding heavy metal translocating P-type ATPase, with product MIMRCTHCRLNFKKEQMIEEKGNFFCCKGCQSVYRILNENDLSEFYEKLGNVSLNPVNLNQESRNYDEFIHKNKEGLSEIYLMIHGIECAACIWLNEKILIKQKGILELDINHLTHKARIVFDENSITLKQILTLIQSIGYKASAYDPTKAQKKADMTKREFYSKLVVAIACVMNIMWVAVAKYAGFFSGMQSDIKDILNFAEFILCSPVLFYTGSSFYKSAFLAAKHKSLNMDTLVISGATLAFLYSIWAMFSRLGEVYFDSVAMIICFVFIGKYLEVFSKKRALDTIDGLNDFLQNEILVYDGEKFSPKEVQKVAVGDLILLKSGDKILIDGICEKGEASVDTSSLNGENEPKLIQKGDELNSACIVLDGSVEYLATKLYTDSKLSQIIKLLEFAHSKKAKLESLVSQISAYFSRTILSLALLCFCFWFFFKHASVESSLINAISVLIIACPCALALATPVSNLIALSRALKQSILFKSSSVIEDLSKCDIAVFDKTGVLTQSKLNIKEFYLNPHLNINELYNFVKLSNHPLSKNVALFLEQKGAKDENLDFKELSNIQARGLKAYLNGILFLGGSSQFLEEHHIQSKEFENSHFIFAKGGEILAFFEFQSVLRKGAKELVAYLKEKKIRTMILSGDNNSAVQKIAHELGINEFKASCLPEDKMQMIENLSQKHKVLFVGDGVNDALALNYAAVSITLKEGSDLAIESSDILLLKNDLDSLQKALSLSKNTYKIIKQNLALSITYNALTIPLAFLGLINPLIAALSMSLSSIMVILNALRIKE from the coding sequence TTGATTATGAGATGCACACATTGTAGATTAAATTTTAAAAAAGAACAAATGATAGAAGAAAAAGGCAATTTTTTTTGCTGTAAGGGTTGTCAAAGCGTTTATAGAATTTTAAACGAAAATGATTTGAGTGAATTTTATGAAAAATTAGGAAATGTCAGTTTAAATCCCGTAAATTTAAATCAAGAGAGCAGAAATTACGATGAATTTATACATAAAAACAAAGAGGGTTTGAGTGAAATTTATCTTATGATACATGGCATAGAATGTGCAGCTTGTATTTGGCTGAATGAAAAAATTCTTATCAAACAAAAAGGCATTTTAGAGCTTGATATTAATCATCTTACACACAAAGCAAGAATAGTCTTTGATGAAAATTCCATCACCCTTAAGCAAATTTTAACCTTAATACAAAGCATAGGTTATAAAGCAAGTGCTTATGATCCCACTAAAGCACAAAAAAAAGCAGATATGACAAAAAGAGAATTTTACTCTAAGCTTGTCGTTGCAATCGCTTGTGTGATGAATATTATGTGGGTGGCAGTAGCAAAATACGCAGGATTTTTTAGCGGTATGCAAAGCGATATTAAGGATATTTTAAATTTTGCTGAATTTATACTTTGCTCTCCTGTGCTTTTTTATACGGGTTCGAGTTTTTATAAGAGTGCATTTTTAGCGGCAAAACATAAGAGTCTTAACATGGACACTTTAGTCATTAGCGGTGCAACTTTGGCTTTTTTGTATTCGATTTGGGCTATGTTTTCAAGGCTCGGTGAGGTTTATTTTGATTCTGTGGCGATGATTATTTGTTTTGTTTTCATCGGCAAATATCTTGAAGTTTTTAGCAAAAAAAGGGCTTTGGATACCATAGATGGTTTAAATGATTTTTTGCAAAACGAAATTTTAGTTTATGATGGAGAAAAATTTTCACCTAAAGAAGTGCAAAAGGTTGCAGTTGGGGACTTGATTTTGCTTAAAAGCGGAGATAAAATTCTCATCGATGGAATTTGTGAAAAAGGTGAAGCAAGCGTGGATACTTCATCTTTAAATGGGGAAAACGAGCCAAAGCTTATCCAAAAAGGTGATGAACTCAATTCTGCTTGTATTGTGCTTGATGGTAGCGTAGAATACCTTGCTACAAAGCTTTATACAGATTCAAAACTTTCTCAAATCATCAAACTTTTAGAATTTGCCCATTCTAAAAAAGCTAAACTTGAAAGCTTAGTCAGTCAAATCAGTGCTTATTTTTCGCGGACAATCCTAAGCCTTGCCTTGCTTTGTTTTTGTTTTTGGTTTTTCTTTAAACATGCAAGTGTGGAAAGTTCTTTAATCAACGCAATTTCTGTCTTAATCATCGCTTGTCCTTGTGCCTTAGCCCTTGCAACACCGGTCAGCAATCTCATCGCCCTTTCTAGGGCTTTAAAACAAAGCATACTTTTTAAAAGCTCAAGTGTGATTGAAGATTTAAGCAAATGCGATATTGCAGTTTTTGATAAAACAGGAGTTTTAACACAATCAAAACTTAATATTAAGGAATTTTATCTCAATCCTCATTTAAACATCAATGAACTTTACAATTTTGTCAAGCTTTCAAACCACCCTTTATCTAAAAATGTGGCTTTATTTTTAGAGCAAAAAGGGGCAAAAGATGAAAATTTGGATTTTAAAGAGCTAAGCAATATCCAAGCAAGAGGCTTAAAAGCTTATTTAAATGGAATTTTATTTTTAGGGGGAAGCTCTCAATTTTTAGAGGAACATCATATTCAAAGCAAGGAATTTGAAAATTCTCATTTTATCTTTGCTAAAGGAGGTGAAATTTTGGCTTTTTTTGAATTTCAAAGCGTATTGAGAAAAGGGGCAAAAGAACTTGTAGCTTATTTAAAAGAAAAAAAAATTCGCACGATGATTTTAAGCGGGGATAATAACTCAGCCGTGCAAAAAATTGCCCATGAGCTTGGTATCAATGAATTTAAGGCTTCTTGTCTGCCTGAAGATAAAATGCAAATGATTGAAAATTTAAGTCAAAAACATAAGGTTTTATTCGTAGGAGACGGGGTTAATGACGCTTTGGCTTTAAATTATGCAGCTGTGTCAATCACACTTAAAGAAGGCAGTGATTTAGCGATTGAAAGCAGTGATATTTTGCTTTTAAAAAACGACCTTGATTCTTTACAAAAAGCCTTGAGTCTTTCTAAAAATACCTATAAAATCATCAAACAAAATTTAGCACTTTCTATAACATACAATGCTTTAACCATACCTTTAGCTTTTTTAGGGCTTATCAATCCCCTCATCGCAGCTTTATCTATGTCTTTAAGTAGTATAATGGTGATTTTAAATGCTTTAAGGATTAAAGAATGA
- the rho gene encoding transcription termination factor Rho, giving the protein MEKKQHQRTHIPVEGYKIENLKLLDLESLIAIALECEIENPREFRRQELIFEILKAQTKKGGFILFTGILEISSEGYGFLRGMDGDLSDSINDAYVSNSQIRKFALRVGDIVTGQVREPKDQEKYYALLKIEAVNYLPLQEAKERPLFDNLTPIFPTEKIKLEYDAMKLTGRVLDLFTPIGKGQRGLIVAPPRTGKTELMKELAAAIAKNHPEMHLIVLLVDERPEEVTDMQRCVKGEVFSSTFDLPAYNHVRVAELVIEKAKRMVETGKDVIILLDSITRLARAYNTATPSSGKVLSGGVDANALHKPKRFFGAARNIEKGGSLTIVATALIDTGSRMDDVIFEEFKGTGNSEIILDRNISDRRIYPAINIIKSGTRKEELLQNPANLQKIWAIRSAISQMDDVEALKFLYSKMLKTKDNIELLSIMNE; this is encoded by the coding sequence ATGGAAAAAAAACAACATCAAAGAACCCACATTCCTGTGGAAGGTTACAAAATTGAAAATTTAAAATTGCTTGATTTAGAAAGCTTGATTGCAATTGCTCTTGAATGCGAGATAGAAAATCCTAGAGAATTTCGTCGCCAAGAGTTAATCTTTGAAATTCTAAAAGCTCAAACCAAAAAGGGTGGATTCATACTTTTTACGGGTATTTTAGAAATTTCAAGCGAGGGTTATGGTTTTTTAAGAGGTATGGACGGGGATTTAAGCGATAGCATTAATGATGCTTATGTTTCAAATTCTCAAATTCGTAAATTTGCTCTAAGGGTTGGAGATATAGTTACCGGACAAGTTAGGGAGCCAAAGGACCAAGAAAAATATTATGCCTTGCTTAAAATTGAAGCGGTTAATTATCTGCCTTTGCAAGAAGCTAAAGAAAGACCGCTTTTTGATAATCTTACGCCGATTTTTCCTACTGAAAAAATCAAGCTTGAATATGATGCGATGAAATTAACGGGTAGGGTTTTAGACCTTTTTACACCTATTGGTAAGGGGCAAAGAGGGCTTATCGTTGCTCCTCCAAGAACGGGTAAAACTGAATTGATGAAAGAACTTGCTGCCGCGATTGCTAAAAATCATCCCGAAATGCATCTTATCGTGCTTTTAGTCGATGAAAGACCTGAAGAGGTTACAGATATGCAAAGATGTGTTAAAGGCGAGGTTTTTAGCTCCACTTTTGATTTACCGGCTTATAATCATGTAAGAGTTGCTGAACTTGTGATAGAAAAAGCCAAAAGAATGGTAGAAACGGGAAAAGATGTTATCATTTTGCTTGATAGCATTACAAGACTTGCAAGGGCTTATAATACCGCTACTCCAAGCTCTGGAAAGGTTTTAAGTGGTGGAGTGGATGCTAATGCACTCCATAAGCCCAAAAGATTTTTTGGAGCTGCTCGAAATATAGAAAAAGGAGGCTCTCTTACCATAGTTGCAACTGCTCTTATTGATACGGGTTCAAGAATGGATGATGTGATTTTTGAGGAATTTAAGGGCACAGGAAATAGCGAGATTATCCTTGATAGAAATATATCAGATAGGAGAATTTATCCAGCAATTAATATCATAAAATCAGGCACAAGAAAAGAAGAGCTTTTACAAAATCCAGCAAATTTGCAAAAAATTTGGGCTATAAGGTCTGCAATCTCGCAGATGGACGATGTGGAAGCCTTGAAATTTTTGTATTCTAAAATGCTTAAAACCAAAGATAATATCGAGCTTTTATCGATTATGAATGAGTAA